From Ptychodera flava strain L36383 chromosome 3 unlocalized genomic scaffold, AS_Pfla_20210202 Scaffold_26__1_contigs__length_13983176_pilon, whole genome shotgun sequence, one genomic window encodes:
- the LOC139125694 gene encoding uncharacterized protein — protein sequence MMLESYKGNRFNIMYYNAAAVYYHASDILQFITNWPNPNRLLSAVSEDLQIPVYKAEIRALGLIDKVVTGPYWRIVEKVDNILDMNQHLLQMKLGLERWTHDATTVLEGEPMFAPEVAPIHKDALYDKLMEETGSVEFDSLTVQALEMLMHSLLIILERQCEEQLPGGKYCDLSDGEKESVSSVPTTNVAGERDFAILDLLVRTKPAATTLCYGTLVMWANNKTKA from the coding sequence atgatgcTAGAATCCTATAAGGGCAACAGGTTCAACATCATGTACTACAATGCAGCGGCAGTGTATTACCATGCCAGTGATATACTCCAGTTTATTACAAACTGGCCAAACCCCAACAGGTTACTGTCAGCGGTTTCAGAGGATTTACAAATACCGGTGTACAAGGCTGAAATTCGTGCTCTGGGTTTGATCGACAAGGTTGTAACTGGGCCATATTGGCGAATAGTGGAGAAAGTTGATAATATCCTTGACATGAATCAACATCTTTTACAGATGAAGTTGGGCTTAGAAAGATGGACTCATGATGCTACCACAGTGCTCGAGGGGGAACCAATGTTTGCACCAGAAGTTGCACCTATCCACAAGGATGCTCTTTACGACAAGTTGATGGAGGAAACTGGTAGTGTGGAATTTGACTCATTGACAGTACAAGCGTTGGAAATGCTGATGCATTCTTTATTGATCATTTTAGAAAGGCAGTGTGAGGAGCAGTTGCCAGGTGGAAAATACTGTGATCTGAGTGATGGAGAGAAGGAGTCTGTGTCAAGTGTACCAACAACCAATGTAGCCGGCGAACGAGACTTTGCTATATTAGATTTGCTTGTCAGGACAAAACCTGCGGCTACTACCCTATGCTATGGAACACTGGTCATGTGGGCGAACAATAAAACCAAGGCATAG